The Phaseolus vulgaris cultivar G19833 chromosome 5, P. vulgaris v2.0, whole genome shotgun sequence genomic interval CTAAATGAATCTAAAACTTAATGGACTGACATAATACTTGTGTTATGGTCCTACCCATTACCCCTTAATCATCCAGAGGCGAAATTCTCTTTTGTTCGATATATGACATCAATGCAATTCTTTCCAATGAAATATTAGAACCATTGTATTGAGCACAAATGATTCCAATTTATGTAAATACATACTTAATTAAGTTTGTTACCAACCTTGAGTACAAATTCAAGTTACAAAAAAAAGCTCAAAACTTAAATACATCGTGCAAGTGGTACTATaacattttagggtttttaatcTTCACTTTGGTAAAACACCCTTAAATTAATGGGCGGATATAGGTAATTAATAAAGTCATTTGTGCGGTTTGAAGTGGAAACTAAATGAATCTAAAACTTAGTGGACCAACGCAATATCTCATGTATTATGGTCATACCCACTACCCTTCAGACATCCACACATGAGATCCCCTTTTGTTTGGTATATGATGTTAGGATTAtaggctttgatgtctccaaatccaagtggattACTTGAAGACTTTGTTTTTGGTTGTGTGTATGTGTCTtatgtagtttgaatttgttaatttacTCAAAGTTATGATCCAAGGTTGTTTGATTCAACTTCTTTTGAAAAAGAAACGTTTTCTAAACAAAGTGGAAAATCAACATGCTGAAATTTcgattcaactggttgttttacacttagattattttgaaaaggatttgaaaaaacttgaaattggttgactttgttgttaAGCCAATTCAACTGattatttcatgttttcaatcggttcatttttttaaaatcttaacaaaattttgttaagttgaTTTGATctaatttaattgatttaaaactGTGTTGGCTCTTACAGTAAATGCTTTTAACAACTGTTTGGAGTATAAATAAGTGGTTATATGCTCTTGGTTGTTATTGATTCAAGATAACACTTTCAAaatagtttttccaagattgcttcaagctttggatcttttttctaagagtggaatatgattgcaTTGTATTCTTTTTACTTCAATCTGAGATTGTACCCAGGTGTACTCATTTCTTTCTCTCTTgactactgtatttctgtaaagACTGGTGTTGTGCAGATTCAGAGGTTGTTATGAAATCTGTGGTGTTTTGCCAAAGGTGGTGtctgttcttgaagggttcaagatcacctctttggtgtgTGTTGGGTGATCAAggtgtttgattgcttagtgaattCTCATAAGTttttgaggactggatgtagctcttggtaaagagtgaactagtataaactcTTTGTGTTGATCTTTCTATCCCTACTCtcttttaaatctgtttttgctttgtttttaacattgctgataaaaacaactgattctttcgcaaaaacaaccgattgattttatggaatcacattaaaaacagatttgaaCTTGGCTGAATTAATTTCTACTTCATTGATTCCTCATTGGCTTTCAATCTACCTTCAacatttgcgaaaatctttcataaacaattcacaccCCCTTTTGTTTAAGGCCTGTGATTCTAACATATGACACCAATGTAGTGCTTCCAGTTGAAATATCATAAAGATCGTACTGATCACAAATGTTTTCaattgatataaatatatatacttaATTAATTAAGTTTGATACCAACCCACAAGTCACACTTTTGGCTTAACCAAATTCTTTCACAAGTCACTAATGGCTTAACCCAAGTATTCTTTCTACCAGTCCTGGCTCAAGGCGAGTATTCCCTCAACAAGAAGTCATTCCTGgtttgagataaaaaaaaaacaaaatgtctTTATGATAAAGATCACATTTTGTGTTCACTAGAGATGGTAATATCTTTTGATGCATATAAAGTTTAGACTTTCTCTAGTGAATACAAACAATGTTCTTATAAATCTTTTTAAGAGAAGAGTTTCAACACAATACAACATAGTATCTCACTTCCTTCTTCTTGAGTTGCTTTATATAAGCTCAAAGAAAGTAGTTGttgtaaatttgttttttccCATTAAGCAACTTTAGCTTTTCTATatgttctttcttttatttgatGAGCTTGAACATTGATGATGCATTAAATGCATTTCGTGCAGCATTAAATGTCATTCTATTTTTTTACGTAATCTCCCAAAAGTTGGATATACTTATCTATTTTTGGGAAGTGTGTCTTTGCTTGACTTTGTCTAAAGTGCATAGTCATGCGAAGCAGATAGTCTTATAGTTGTCAATCATTTGATGTGATTTATGATTTCAAACAAATCTCCTTGGCAGACAGGAGTAATGAACAGTACTTAAAACATTGAATAACCATATATGTTCAAAAGGTACAAGGTTAGCTTATGTGTCTATCATCCCTacaccattttttattttaggcaACACTATGTCTCATGTATATAATCCTTGCTTAAACATAGAAAAGGAAATAGTTTCACCAATGTGGTTTAAGAACTACCAAAGACCACGTTTATAAAACCATTGATTATATATAGCACATCTTTTATTTGTTGCATTTATAATGTGTGGGGTAAATAATGAAATTGTAGCCTAAAAATGGTCTAAGCCATATAAATGTGGCCTAAAAGTGAAAAAGGTAACACTTTTACAAATGTGACTTATGAATCACTATAGAACATATTTTTTCGAGTTATATTTGGATATTTTAAAccttatttaattaaaattatctttaatatAGACAACAATTATTAAAACACGATTACTTTAGcccatatttttaaaattttacatattttcaaccacaattaattaattcattaataaaataaaaagttctACCTTTGAATTCCAAATATACAATacgttttgttttgttttcccTTCTCCAAAATATTCCCAAATCTAAATCACATGCTTCCACtgatttacaaattaaaatccaaatcaaACCATATTCctaaaattgaaattgaaattattaatattattattaatattcttaataataatattattagtaaccATAtccataataatattattactactaataataataatcgtACTATCACAACAAGTTTCTCTCTACAGTACTTATAGATTTTATGTTTGCATATGAGAACCGAGTTCGATTTCATCTAATAGCATATtgttaataatagtaataataacatttataactatatataaaaagaattcTCCTCGTAACCGCTTTTTTGGTGTACACATTTACttttccattttatccttataccaatgttttattttattattttagaaatatataataagaggctttttgtcattttattgtTATCTTGGATATTCCCATAATTTCCTTTTGtgatatttacttttatttttctaattctaTCCTCTAAAATCCAAATGTAACTTCcttaaatttatttacatatttttgttttgttctccGGCTTCTTAGATACAAATATGTACAAGTCATTAATCGAAATAGTTAAAGAAGACATAGAGGAGAAAAcataaagaagaagatgaaaacaagaggggtttatttatttattttttctcttttgctctTTTATGTAGAGGAAAGTGATGGTTACTAGCTAGTGATGCAATGATTGATATATTTACTTGGATGTAACATTAATAATGACACTaatagttattaaaataaaataaataaaaatatcaagtTGTGCGTGTTTAAACTTAAGGTACCTACATCTCGAaacatcaaaatataaaatattaatgaataaagacaACATTTAACCTTATTTTTATTACGTCAAAAGTAATTGATTGATtttgaaagcttttataaatatttattttaaaataatgttatatttttttacttaaggTAACTAGTATTGAGTATTgaacaattatttatttgattttattaaaaaaataactgaattaaatgttgatttaaaaaaaatatgtttctttCTATCTCATCTATAATTCTTTTATTACTTTAAATAATTGTTCCAACCTCAAGTCGTTGGGCAgcatcgctagggtcaatcaccacattcaaggtattgtccgctttggagggcggtgctccgtcacggttttgtccttaaaaggcgcctcgaagggtgaagggaggatggagtatataaactgccctTGGCCTCGATTCCTGAGCGATGTGGGACTGTATTGGCATACGGGAACAAACCCTCCAGTCGAGGTCTAAGGGGAGTGGATCCCCCTAGTTGAGGGGCGAAGGAGCCtcttcggccccacggtgggcgccattGTCAGTTACTATTGTGTGTGGGACACCGAATCGGCAGACTATGCTCCTCCATACGAAGTTTTGTACATTCTTCGCCGAGATGGAGGCGAGGGGCTCGGCCTCGATCCATTTTGTGAAGTAGTCGACTCCCACCAAGAGGAATTTTGTCTGCCCCTTCCCTGGGGAGAATGGACCGATAATGTCCATCCCCCACATGGCGAACGGCCACGGGGAGATGATGTTGTGCAGTTCTTCCGGCCTGGTGTGGTGGAGGGGGCCGAACTCTTGGCACTTGACGCATTTCTTCATGTATTCGGCACAGTCGCCCTGtatggtcggccagtagtagccgTCTCTCAAGACCTTGGCGGCCATCGTCCTCGCCCCGACGTGATTTCCGCAGATTCCCTCATGGATCTCGGTCAGAATGTACTCGGCCCTTTTATTGGTGATGCACTTTAGCAAGGGGGTCAAGTAGCCTCTCCGGTACAAATCTTCGTTGATCATGGTGTACCGGGTGCATTGTTGCTTCATCGCCTTCTCTTGGTCGGCCTTGCATGTGCCGTCCGTTAGGTATCGGATGACGGGTGTCATCCAGTTGTCAGCCTCGGCCTCTTCCTCTTCTACGGCCAGACACTCGGCTTCGGCCTCCGTCACACTAGGGTGTCTCAGCCATATTTGTATGACTGATCTCTGATGGCTCTTCTTTTTTGTGACCGAGAGCTTTGATAGGATGTCGGCCCTTTTGTTGTCCTCCCTTGGTATGTGTTGCAAGGGTGCTTTGCTGAAGCGGGCGAGGCTGTTTTTGGCCGCGTGGTAGTACCGCTGCAGCAGAGGCTCTTTAACCTCGAAATCTCCATTGACTTGGCCGACCATCACttgggagtcgcttttgcatGTGACCTCGCGCGCTCCCATGTCGTGGGCTAGGTTCAGCCTGGCCAGCAAGGCCTCATACTCGGCCTGGTTGCTGGTCGCCCGAAATCCGAATTGGAGGGCTTGTTCCAAGAAGAGGTCGCCCGGCCCCTCCAGGACGACTCCCGCTCCACAGGCTGTTTTATTTGAGGAGCCGTCCACATAGAGAGTCCACCCGCCCGAGAGGGTCGGTAGCGGTGTCAGCTCGGCTGAGAAGTCGGCCAGGCATTGAGACTTGATGGCGCCCCTCGGCTCATAGTGTATGTCGAACTCGGAGAGTTCGACCGACCATCCTATCATCCTCCCTGCGAGGTTcggtttagataaaattttaaaaatagggtaGTCGGTTCTTACAGTTATGGAGTGATTTTGGAAGTAGGGGCGCATCCGCCTTGCCGTGAGGACGAGTGCGAGAGCCACCTTCTCAATCATCTGATATCGGGTTTCGGCCGAGTGGAGGGTTCGGCTGACAAAGTATATGGGTCGCTCCTCGCCCTCGGCTTCCTGCACTAGGGCAGCGCTGACTGCTTCTTCCGAGACTGCTAGATATACCAGGATTGGGATGTCGGGCCTCGGCTTCTGGATGACGGCCGGGGATGTGAGGAACTCCTTGAATTGTTTGAAGATTTCCTCACATTGGTCGTCCCAGATGAATTTTTTGCCCTTTCGGAGCAACTGAACGATCGGCCTCGTCCTCTCGGCCAGGCGGGGGACAAACCGAGAGAGGGCGGTCAGCCGCCCAATGAGttgttgtacctccttcacggtGTTCGGACTTCTCATGTTGAGTATGGTCtggcatttgtcggggttggcctctatccctcggtgggtgagcatgaagcccAGGAAATTTCCTCCTTCCACCCCGAAAGTACATTTCTCGGGGTTGAGCTTCATGTTGACTCCTCTTAGAGCCCTGAAGACCTCGTCCAGGTCTTTCAGATGTTGCTCGAACGAGTCGGACTTCACGACTATGTCATCCACGTAGACTTCTACCGCCCGGCCTATCAGACCCTTGAAAACTTTGTCCATGAGACGCTGGTAGGTCGCCCCTATGTTCTTGAGGCCGAACGGCATGACCTCGTAGTAGTAGTTGGCGTCAGCCGTCATGAAGGCCGTCTTCTCCTTGTCCCTCGGGTGCATGCTTATCTTATCGTAGCCAGAGtaagcgtccaggaagctcataaTTTTGTGGTCGGCCGCCCCATCCACCAGGCGGTCAATGTTCGGGAGGGGGTAGGTGTCCTTCGGACATGCGCCGTTGATGTTTCtgtagtcgacgcacatcctccagttGCCGTTAGGCTTGGTGACCATGACGACGTTGGCTGGCCATGTCGTGTATCGGGTCTCCCTTATGAAACCGGCCGACAGGAGTTTGCTGGCTTCCTCCTTCGCCGCGAGTCGCTTTTCGTTGCCCAAGTTCCTCTTTTTTTGGGAGATCGGGCGGGCTTCCTTGAATATTGACAACCGATGGGTGATGACATCGGGGCTCACACCTGGCATATCGGCCGGCGTCCAAGCGAACATGTCGATATTCTTTTTTAGCGCGGCATGCATGATCTCGGCCTCGGCCGCTGCCAAGGCTGTTCCTACAGCCGTGCTGTGTTCTTCGTCGAGGAGGGGGACTCTCCTTAGCTCTTCTCTCGCCTCCAGTCTGTCTTCGGTCGCCCGGGGGTCGAGGTCTACCAACGCCACGGTTGGCTTGATTTCCCTTGGTCGGTCCTTCCTGGGAGAGCGGTCTTTTCGGGAAGACTTCCTTGCTCTGAGGGGAGAGGTGTCGGCCCTTAAAGGTTCCACCCGGAGGCTCTCGGCGTAGCACTCTCGTGCTTCTTTTTGGTCCACGTGGACCGTGAGAATGTCCCCTGTTTTTTAAGGGAACTTCATTGCGAGGTGAGGGGTTGATACTATGGCCATCAGCCGGTTGATGGATGGTCGgccgaggaggatgttgtaggaggtgttggcGTCGATGACCAGGTACCGGATTTTGATGGTCCTGGTGTTCTTCCCCTCTCCGAAGGTGGTGTACAAGTCGATATACCCCTTGGTACCCACCCTTTCGCCCGAGAATCCTACCACGTGGTCGTCGTATGGCATCATCTCGGCCTCGGTCATTCTCATGGCCTTGAAAGTTTTCCAGTAGTGGATATctaccgaacttccttggtccacgagGGTCTTCCTTATGGTGAATCGATCTATGTCGACCGCTATCACCATCGGGTCGTCCTGCTGGCGGTAGTCTACGCCTTTAAAGTCTTCGACCGTGAAAGTGATGGGTGGCATCCTTGGTCGGAACGCCACGGCGTTTACCTGGTGTACCGCCCGGAGGTGCTTCTTCCGGGCGTTGTTTGTGCTTCCTCCCCCTGCGAAACCGTCGGCTATAGTGTTGATAACCTCTCGGTTACCTCTCCTATCGCCCTCCCTGGGGGGATCATCTCTTCGAGGGGGATCGACCCTTGTGGGTTGCCGGTCGTCTCTGTTATTTTGGTTTTCTCGGCCGCGCTGGAGTGACCTCGTCCGCCTGGGTGGATTCGCCCGGCCGGGTGGGTCTCGACCATTCCTGACGAAACGGCGGAGATGCCCAGCCTGGATAAGTTCCTCGATCTTATCCTTAAGGGCCTGACACTCGTCGGTCGAGTGTCTGGTGTTTTGGTGGTACCGACACTGCTTCCTCCGGTCGGCATTATTTGGGCTGGCCACCTTCCTTGGGGGAGGGATCAACTCGGCGTTGAGGGCCTCGTCCAAGATCCTCCCTCTTTCAGCCGTCAACGGCGTGTATATCGAGAATCGAATTGGTCGGTCTCGATTCTCCCGTCGCTGGTCAGTTCACTGTTTCGGCCGCGCCTGGCGGTCCTTTTCTTCCTTCCTCTCTCCGCCGGCCTCGGCACGGGCCTGGTTGCGGAACTCTCTTAGTTCCTCCAGCTGCATGTACTTAGCGGCTCTCTTTCTCAGCTCGTCCAGGCTGTCGGCCGGCTGCATGCATAGGTTGTCGGCAAAGGGCCCCGGGCGCAGGGCtgtcagcatgtggtgcatggcGACATCCGGACTCAGATTTCGGATGCTCATCACCACTTTACTGAACCTATCCACGAAGGCTCTCAGggactctcccttctcctggCGGATGCCTACCAGGGCGATTGAGGTCAGATGGTGCGGCCGGCTGGTTGCGAACTGTGTTTCGAACTTTGCGACGAGCGTGGCAAAGCTGTCGATGGAGTTGGGTGAgagcttggtgaaccaactAAGGGCTGCACCCTTCAGGGATGTGGGGAACACTCGGCACAAGACGGCGTCGTCCGAGGTGTAGAGACTCATATGGGTGGTGTAGGCGTCCGtatgctcgtccgggtcggtcgaccCGTCGTATCGGTCTCAGTTGAAGCCCTTCCACTTCTCAGGAAGTGGGACTTCGATGATGTTGTTTGTAAAGGGGTGACGGTGGTTCGGGTCGGCCGTCAGGGTCGTCCGGGTGGATCTGATTAGGCACGACTCGTCGCCCATTTCAGTCTCGCGGGGAGGGGGTCGGCCTCTCGTCCCCTCGGCCACATCCGGGTTGGGGGGAGAGGTGTAGGACTTGCCGACCACGTTCGTCGGTATGACAGAGGGTCCTCCCTCCCCCAGCTTCTTTCTCATATCTTCGTTCTCCCTGCGGAGAACTTGCAGCTCTTGCTCATTTTTCTGAGCGGCCTCCTCGGCCATCTCCCTCTGGAGAGACAACAGCAGCATTGTTTGGTCGGCTTCAGTCATTCTttccatgcttcttgttgaaaccatctacttttttccttcagctagtttccctcggccccacggtgggcgccaattgttcctgctagggagatgggacctagagaactgttgaagtcttcttcttcttccttcggtcgggcagatGACTATGTGATGAGctgggattcttctcgtcctcctgcttatcCTTTGGCACGcgggactcggtcgtcgggtgaacaccggatggtgggggtacctgcgaaggcactccgacgctcaagtcagtaaagcgggtggttagctctcaggtaggtgaacagtaataatgacataccttactccttgaaatgcgtgctatttatattattctagtgggcctaccttgttgggcccgcttatcgaggtggataccgcttagggttgcattacctaattcttgatgatggattagcttcactgatctcggtttgagcgttaattgtaatGGGGTTCGGCCGGCCAAATACCCGTGGCCTTCGGCCGTCTCAGTTGAGTCTCCAACGGTCTCGGTCGctcggccaagtctccaaaaggtctcggcctctcggtctctcggccaagtcttcaagGGGTATCGGCCTTTCGGTCCCTCAGTCAGATTGACTGGGCATCGGGCAGCCAGGTGGGTCCCAGTCTCGCCCAGTACCGGtacaataataatgataataataacaacttatgtttttaaaatttcactTCAATTATGCTTGAAACACTAttcttaaaattattagaacaacggaataacatataaaaaatattataaacataatatcacaattttataatattaaaaacttaaataaaacataaattttggaggttcttaacatttaaaatacatataaatgttcaaataaaatttgctattatatttaaattgaaatttcaaattaatatttattaacatttttaacCAAGTATGCATGTAGAATAAATTTTAtcacattattaaaaaattatttctgatTTGGATATTTAATGGATGGATTTAGTGttaatagaataattttttttacttataaatcttattaaatgtattaaataaataaaatgtaaaacaaTTAAAGTTATAATAGATACATatctatttaattaattttatgaaattcTTTATTTAGTGTTATTTTATTTtcggaaaaataaaaaatttaagataaaagtGACATGTCTAggtataaactaaaaaatttccattccaaattttatttcaaaaaattagtttatattattttttaaaaatgttagatATAATTAATATACTATATGTTAACTGAATTTCTGTTTAAGActgattttaaataaaatataattatttaattcagaattaatttgttagaaaaagattcttttgtaattactatATTTCATACAACATATTTTAGAGGAATAAAATTTAATCtaatatagttttaaaattatttaaacttttctCGGTACATGTATGTTTTTTTCTacataaatcatttaaaatatgttttttttaaatttgatcacattgttattttttttctcatttatatatttaacggatgaatttagtttaaataaaataaattctattCACTTATAAATCTTATTAagtgtattaaataaataaaatgtaaaacagTTAAAGTTATAATAGATACATatctatttaattaattttattaaattatttatttattgttattttatccttaaaaaataaaaaatttaagataacGCATGTCTAATTCTAAAAAATTGcccattttaaattttatttctaaaaattagtttatattattttttaaaaatgttagatatacattaatataatatattgaatttctattttaaagtgattttaaataaaatataattatttaattca includes:
- the LOC137836148 gene encoding uncharacterized protein, with product MSLYTSDDAVLCRVFPTSLKGAALSWFTKLSPNSIDSFATLVAKFETQFATSRPHHLTSIALVGIRQEKGESLRAFVDRFSKVVMSIRNLSPDVAMHHMLTALRPGPFADNLCMQPADSLDELRKRAAKYMQLEELREFRNQARAEAGGERKEEKDRQARPKQ